ATAAGCTCACTTAGAGCATTCTGGATTTTACTTTCGTTCTCAGTATCAAGAGATGCTGTAGCTTCGTCAAGCAATATGATAGGCGCATCTTTCAACATTGCTCTAGCTATGGATATACGCTGTCTTTCTCCTCCTGATAATTTCTCACCGTTTTCACCTATCAAGGTATCATAACCTTCTGGAAGGGTATTGATGAACTCATGGCACCTTGCAAGTTTGGCAGCCTTGATGACTTCTTCATCTGTAGCATCTTTCTTACCTATACGGATATTATCTATTACACTCGAATTAAATAGTGTAACATCTTGAAATACTATGGAATAATTATTCAAGAGGGTTTCTGGATCTACTTTGGATATGTCTTCTCCTCCTAGGGTGATTACACCCTTATCTATATCCCAGAATCTTGCAGACAACTTCGCTAGTGTACTCTTACCTCCACCTGAAGGTCCAACAAGCGCTGTCACCTCTCCTTGCTTTGCCTTAAAGCTGACATTCTTCAATGTTTGCACACCATCTTGATAAGAGAAATCCACATTATTGAATTCTATATCGTAATTCTTAGGATAAAATTGAGTCTTTCCATCTTGTCTAGGCATTCCATTCATCTCTTTCATACGCTTAATACGAACGTTAAGATAGATGAGTAGTGCAAAATTATTCATCACGTCCATTATAGGGTTATAAATACGTGCTGACACTACAAGAAAAACAAGGTAAGTAAAAATATTTATAGACCCTGTAGATAGAAGATACGCACCATAAAATATAACACTTGGAAGTCCAAGCTTCAACAATACATAAGATAAGTTGATGAATGCACCTATGAGAAGTTCACCTTTTATCATATGTTTTTCATAATTATCCAATTTGGAATTCAAATTATCTACATATGCTTCTTCTCTATTATAGGATTTAATCTCATGAGCTGAATCAAGTCCTTCTTGAATTTTATCTGATATATCCCTTTTTACATCATAGAGTTTGGATTGTACTCTATCCTGAAATTTCCTGGACAAGTAAAAAACCAATGCTGCAACTGGAACTACCCAAAATACTGCTATAAACAATTTCCAGTTATAGAAGAACAATAGAACTCCCATAACCAGGACGGTCAATATTGAAGCATAGATCTGAGGAACTGAATGGGAAAATAATAGTTCTATCTGCGTAGCATCTTCCATGATTGTCGAACTTAGATCAGCAATATCCTTTTTTCCGAAGAATGCTAAGGGTAATTTCCTAAGTGTTTCAGCTAAGCTTATCCTTGTTCTAGCACTTTCTTCATAGATTTTGGTATAGGCAGAATTATATTGGAAATAAGCGATAACAAACATTACTATAAAAAATGCTATAGACATAATGACATAGTAGAGAATGCTATCTTTGCTATTTGAATTATTCAAAAGCACGCTCATGTATTCGTCCAAGAATTTAAAACTCAGAACTACAGGAACCATAAAACTGATTTCTAGTATTACAGTCCAGATAATTGATTTTATAAGGTCTTTAGCTCCTTTTTCAGACATGGCATATCTGTTTTGAAAATATCTAATCATTTTTGTCCTCCTTTTTCTACATGTTTGTCAGCCTTAATTTTCCATGCAACGGATGTCTGGTATTCGTCCCACATCTTCTTGTATATACCATTTTTAATAATGAGTTCCTTATGGGTTCCTGTTTCTGCGATTCTACCATCCTGAATCACCAATATCCTATCTACATTCTGTACACTTGTAAGACGATGAGCAATCATCAACGTGGTCTTATTGCGGCTAACCTCTTTCAGTGCTTTTTGAATCAGATGTTCATTTTCAGGATCTGCAAAAGCAGTAGCTTCATCCAATAACACTATAGGAGCATTCTTGACAATCGCCCTAGCAAGTGCAATCCTCTGCTGTTCTCCTCCAGAAAGGTAGGTTCCTTTTGAACCTATTACAGTATCAAGTCCATTATCTAAATTGTCTATGATATCTCTTGATTGTGAGAAATCAATAGCTCTATTCATCTCTTTTTCCCTTACATTTTTTTTACCAAAAATTATATTATCTCTTAATGATCCTTTGAATAACTTGGTACTCTGAAAAACGAAAGATATATTGTCCATAAGTTCTTTCTTTGAAATATCTTTTACGTTAGTTCCTCCTACTAACACTTTACCTTCATCTACATCCCAAAAACGTGCTGCAAGCCTTGCTATTGTGGTTTTTCCGCCTCCAGAGGCTCCAACAAGTGCAATAGTTTCACCTTGATTCAATTTGAAACTGATCTTATCTATAGCATGTTTATCACTTCCTTCATATGAGAATACTACATCCTTAAACTCTAGACTGTGGTCTTTTATTTTTTTCACATTACCTGAATAGCTCATATTAGGGTAATCCAAAAGGTTATCCAGTCTATCAATGGCTTGTTGAGCGATTAAGGTATTCTGTTGGAAGTGCATGGATTTCATCAAAAGCATAGTGAATATGGGTGATATGAGCATGTAAAAAATAAAGTCAGCAAGTACAATTGGTAGATTCTCTCCTCTTCCTATCAATAAGATAGCCATAGGAATCAAAAAGAATGCGGCTGATTGCATGATTACTGTATAGAAGGACATTGGTCTTCTCCAAAGAAGAGTATATGCATGAACCATCTCTTTATATTTGACTATGCTATCATAGAATCGCTTGAAAGAATATATACTCTGACCAAACGTTTTTACAACTGGAATCCCTCTAATATATTCAACAGATTCAGAACTCATTTCTTCCAATGAATCATAATATTTCCTTTGAAATTCCCTACCTATAGTTGTGGACATGAATTTCATTGTTATGAATCCTAGAATTATAGGAATAAGAGAAGCAATACCCATTCTCCAGTCTACAATAAAAATCAAAGATATAAGGATGACAGGAGAAACGATACTACCTGCCATATCAGGAAGCTGATGTGCTAAGAAAGTATGTGTGGTTCCTGCTCCATCATTTACAATCTTTCTTATTTTACCACTTGAATAATTATCAAAAAACCCTAGCGGCTTGGATATTACTGTTTCCATACCCACTTTCTGCATTCCTACTTCTACTCTAAATGCTGCAAGATGGGAACTTAAAAGTGCACAAAAATATACTACTATACCTCCTGCTGCACTTGCAAAGGCTATCCAAGCATAAAAACTTACATTTGATATATCAATTGCTTGAGGAGACGATAATATATCACGTACTATATACCATACAAGAACAAAAGGTAAGATGTTAAGTGCTGCTGATATTCCCGATAATACTAGTGCCAAAGGCAAAAGTATTTTTTTCTTACCCATATAAGGTGTGAACCTTTTCAAGATAAACTTCTTTTTATCTTTTTGCATACTGTTGACCCTCCTGTTTCAAATATTTTTTAGAAGTTATGTCTAATACTTAGATTGCAACCAAATGCCATTACATTGATAAAAATAGAACTAATTACTTTAGTATGATTACCTCCCTATCTTCATATATTTATTTTTAATAATTATTGAAAAATCAATAGATGTTACATATATTATTGTTATATTGATACTGGTACAACATAATTAGTATAATCTAATTGATAATGATAGTCAATATTATTTATTAAATTATATGTTTATATTACAAATTAGTTCCATTTACTTCTAAAGATTAAATACCCTCAAAAATATAGTAGTATACTAACTTGGATGATATAATAATAGTAAATCATGATTTTGCTAACAAAACCTAAAGCAGCTTTAGGTAGAAAGGAACGATTATGAAGTATAGTATTACAGATTTGGCAGAAATTCTTGGATGCACTACCAGTGCCATTCACTATTTTGAAAAAGAACATTTGATTAAAGTGAATAAAGAAAAAAATGGTCATCGTTATTACAATGTCGTTGATGTATTCCGATTGCTTTCTTATGCAAAGTATCGTTCTATGGAAATACCCATGAAAAGCATCATTACTCAATTTGGAGGAAAAGAAAATAATTATAGATTAATACAAGAAAGAGAAACAAAATATAGAAATGAAGCCTTAAAAAAGGCAACTTATTATAAAAATCTAGCAGATGCCATTGAAGATCATCTTGTCAGTATACGAAGAATTGAACAACTATTGAACAAATATGAATTAGCACAATCCCCTGCAGTAACTGTTATGTGTGATGAGGAGTGTGGATGGCTTTCAAAAAACCGCAGTTCCCAAAAGATAATACATGAATGGGTAAAACTAATGCCAGTAGTTCAGCTGGGAGTAATTGATGAAAGAATGGGAATGAGTAATTTTGGGTACTTCGTAAGCAGCAAAAAAATGGAAGAATTAGATTTACCACTAGAACTGAATACTAAACAATTGAGAAGTACATCTTGTTTACATACAATTGTAGTGGCAGATGAGGATTTTTCACAGCAACCTCAGAAGGTCTTTAAAAAGGCTTATGAATATATAATGAGCAAAGGACTTGAGATTGATGATATTTCATGGGGAAAGATATTATTGGTTGAGGTTGAAAAAGGTGCTAAGTTACATCCATATATAGAATTATGGATTTCGATAAAAATTTAACAAATTCCTCTTGCAAGTAAAGCTGCTTTATGTTCTATACTGGATTTAACATCAAAAATCAGATGTGGATATTTGATTCCAGAAAGGAGAACAAAATGGAAAAGAATTATAAAGTACTTTACGAACCAATTAAAATTGGAAAATTGGAGATTAAAAACAGATATGTTCTTGGACCAATGGGACCAGGCGGAATGTGCAACGAAGACGGTAGTTTTAATGAGAGAGGAATTGAGTTCTATGTAGAACGTGCAAAAGGTGGAACCGGTTTAATCATGACAGGTGTAACAATGGTAGAAAATAATATTGAAAAATGTGCTCTACCCTCCATGCCATGTCCAACAATCAATCCTCTTAATTTCATTACAACAGGTAATGAAATGACTGAAAGAATACATGCATATGGAGCAAAAATATTTTTACAATTATCAGCTGGTTTCGGAAGAGTAAGTATACCATCTATTGTAGGAAAAGTAGCAGTAGCACCCTCCCCTATTCCACATAGATTCTTGCCAGGTGTGACATGCCGTGAATTGACAAATCAAGAAGTAAAGGAATATGTAAAAGCATTTGGTGAGTCAGCAGCAATTGCAAAAAAAGCAGGATTCGACGGTGTTGAAATTCATGCTGTCCATGAAGGATATCTACTGGACCAATTTGCTATTTCTTTCTTTAACCATCGTACTGATGAATATGGTGGATCATTAGAAAACCGTTTAAGATTCGCTTGTGAGGTTGTACAAGAAATCAAGCGACGTTGTGGAGAAGATTTCCCTGTATCACTTAGGTACAGTATAAAGAGCTTTATTAAGGACTGGTGCAAAGGTGGTTTACCAGATGAAGAGTTTGAGGAAAAAGGAAGAGATATTCCTGAAGGAATCGAAGCAGCTAAAATACTTGTTGAAGCTGGTTATGATGCATTAAATGGAGATGTTGGTTCTTATGATTCATGGTATTGGAGTCATCCACCAATGTATCAAAAGAAAGGACTATACCTTCCATATAACGAAATTCTGAAAAACACAGTAGATGTACCTATCATTACAGCAGGTAGAATGGATGATCCTGAGTTAGCAAGCGAGGCAATTCTATCAGGAAAAACAGATATGATCGCTCTAGCCAGACCACTACTTGCAGATGCAGAAATACCAAATAAAATTTTACAAGGTAAGTGTGAAACAATTAGACCATGTTTATCTTGTCAAGAAGGATGTATGGGAAGGCTACAGAATTTTGCAACAGTATCGTGTGCCGTAAATCCTGCATGCGGACGAGAAAAAGATTATGCAATAGAAAAAGCTGAAAATATTAAAAAAGTTCTCATTATCGGTGGCGGTGTCGCAGGAATGGAAGCTGCAAGAGTAGCAGCTATTCGTGGTCATGAAGTGATACTCCTTGAAAAAAATAGTTATCTTGGTGGTAATATCGTTCCAGGAGGAGTTCCAGATTTTAAAGATGACGATCGTGCACTTGCTAAATGGTATGAAGTAACATTAAAAGATCTAGGTGTTGAAATAAGATTGAATGTGACTGCATCCAAAGAAAGTATTAAAGAATTTCAAGCTGATGAAGTACTTATTGCAACAGGCTCCAATCCAAAAGCATTGACTGTTGAAGGTGCTGACAATGTATATTCAGCAGAAGATGTACTAATGGGCAGAAAAGCTGTTGGTGATAAAGTTGTAATAATCGGCGGAGGGCTTGTTGGATGTGAAACAGCTCTTTGGCTAAGAAAACAAAACAAAGAAGTAACTATCATAGAAATGCAGGATGATATCCTTCAAATAGGAGGACCTTTATGTCATGCTAACCATGATATGCTTCATGAATTGATTAGATACAATAATATTGATGTTATAACAGGTTCTTATATCAACAAGAAAACAGATAAAGGTTTTGTTGTCAATTCAAATGGACAGGAATCAGTTATTGACGCTGATAGTGCTATTGTAGCTATTGGATATCTATCTCAAAAAGATCTATATGATAATATCAGATTTGATATTCCAAAGGCAAAACTCATAGGAGATGCTAATAAAGTTCAAAATATCATGTATGCTATCTGGAATGCATATGAAGTTGCTAAGAATATCTAATACTTGAACACAAGGGCTGTCTCACCAAATAGATGAACATCTAAGGTGAGATGCCCTTAATTTTTTATTATTTCCATAGCTGTACTCTTTTTCTTACCAATTCCATATCCCCATTCACGTCTTCATATGGGGTTGTATTCAAATCATAATTAGAAGCCGCCCATACACCATTTATCGGATTATATGAAGTCATAATACTGGATGTTCTAATCTCCACCTTTATTTAGTATGTATAATAGATATCATTATCTCTTTACTTCAATCTGAGCCCATTTGTCACTAACAGGTATAATTTCATCATTATATTTTAATTGTACAGGCTTATGGAATATAGGACCATCATACACCACTGTATGATATTCTCCATTCTCACCGCAAGCATCCGCACCATATGCTTCAATCTCATCCAATAACGAGTAGCTCAAGTCTTGTCCCAAAAATCTGGCATTAAGCATTGTTGTATTAACTACTATGATTTTTGCCTTGAAACCCAGGTTCAAAAACTCTTGTACTATTTCTCTTCTATCCATTTGCCATAGTGGTAAAAACGATTCCATGGAAGCTTTTTTGCAAACTTCATCTTCCCATTTCTTGTGATCATCTATATCAATATCACCGAATATTCCATAATCAATGCCTTGTTGCCTGAACATCTTAAGATTATCTACAAATATTTCTTCATAATCATCAAACTTTGCTTTTCCTACGGTATGCTCAATTCCCATTGCAGAAGCTTGAGCCTTAATTATTTGTTCTTTCAATCTATGGGCAGAACTGATATTGTTCTCCATACTGAACATAGTGAATAATCTCTTAGGATTATATCCCATTTCTTTGGCTTTATATAAAGCAAGACATGAATCTTTTCCTCCACTCCATGACACAAAACAATTCTTATCCATTTGTACACTCTCCTTTAATTATCTTTTCTTGATTATAGTACTGATAGCTGTTTACTTTATAACTTCATAATTATCATTAACTAATGTTTCTATAGCATTATTAATGTCTTTATCTTTAATTAGAATATAATCAGTATCATAAGTTGATATAGCAAATATACTTATTTTTTTTCTTGCCAATATTGTACTAATCGAAGCAAGAATTCCAATTAAAGAAAAATCCAAAGGTCCTTCTATCTTCAATATTCTCCAATCTTTTTCACATATTAT
The sequence above is a segment of the Vallitalea longa genome. Coding sequences within it:
- a CDS encoding diphthine--ammonia ligase, with protein sequence MDKNCFVSWSGGKDSCLALYKAKEMGYNPKRLFTMFSMENNISSAHRLKEQIIKAQASAMGIEHTVGKAKFDDYEEIFVDNLKMFRQQGIDYGIFGDIDIDDHKKWEDEVCKKASMESFLPLWQMDRREIVQEFLNLGFKAKIIVVNTTMLNARFLGQDLSYSLLDEIEAYGADACGENGEYHTVVYDGPIFHKPVQLKYNDEIIPVSDKWAQIEVKR
- a CDS encoding FAD-dependent oxidoreductase, yielding MEKNYKVLYEPIKIGKLEIKNRYVLGPMGPGGMCNEDGSFNERGIEFYVERAKGGTGLIMTGVTMVENNIEKCALPSMPCPTINPLNFITTGNEMTERIHAYGAKIFLQLSAGFGRVSIPSIVGKVAVAPSPIPHRFLPGVTCRELTNQEVKEYVKAFGESAAIAKKAGFDGVEIHAVHEGYLLDQFAISFFNHRTDEYGGSLENRLRFACEVVQEIKRRCGEDFPVSLRYSIKSFIKDWCKGGLPDEEFEEKGRDIPEGIEAAKILVEAGYDALNGDVGSYDSWYWSHPPMYQKKGLYLPYNEILKNTVDVPIITAGRMDDPELASEAILSGKTDMIALARPLLADAEIPNKILQGKCETIRPCLSCQEGCMGRLQNFATVSCAVNPACGREKDYAIEKAENIKKVLIIGGGVAGMEAARVAAIRGHEVILLEKNSYLGGNIVPGGVPDFKDDDRALAKWYEVTLKDLGVEIRLNVTASKESIKEFQADEVLIATGSNPKALTVEGADNVYSAEDVLMGRKAVGDKVVIIGGGLVGCETALWLRKQNKEVTIIEMQDDILQIGGPLCHANHDMLHELIRYNNIDVITGSYINKKTDKGFVVNSNGQESVIDADSAIVAIGYLSQKDLYDNIRFDIPKAKLIGDANKVQNIMYAIWNAYEVAKNI
- a CDS encoding ACT domain-containing protein is translated as MVEKKLSLKLLKEKYVVCRLNENDKIPNWIMKSDFFSITRTLDELSIVCNQENIPDDIICEKDWRILKIEGPLDFSLIGILASISTILARKKISIFAISTYDTDYILIKDKDINNAIETLVNDNYEVIK
- a CDS encoding ABC transporter ATP-binding protein, which gives rise to MQKDKKKFILKRFTPYMGKKKILLPLALVLSGISAALNILPFVLVWYIVRDILSSPQAIDISNVSFYAWIAFASAAGGIVVYFCALLSSHLAAFRVEVGMQKVGMETVISKPLGFFDNYSSGKIRKIVNDGAGTTHTFLAHQLPDMAGSIVSPVILISLIFIVDWRMGIASLIPIILGFITMKFMSTTIGREFQRKYYDSLEEMSSESVEYIRGIPVVKTFGQSIYSFKRFYDSIVKYKEMVHAYTLLWRRPMSFYTVIMQSAAFFLIPMAILLIGRGENLPIVLADFIFYMLISPIFTMLLMKSMHFQQNTLIAQQAIDRLDNLLDYPNMSYSGNVKKIKDHSLEFKDVVFSYEGSDKHAIDKISFKLNQGETIALVGASGGGKTTIARLAARFWDVDEGKVLVGGTNVKDISKKELMDNISFVFQSTKLFKGSLRDNIIFGKKNVREKEMNRAIDFSQSRDIIDNLDNGLDTVIGSKGTYLSGGEQQRIALARAIVKNAPIVLLDEATAFADPENEHLIQKALKEVSRNKTTLMIAHRLTSVQNVDRILVIQDGRIAETGTHKELIIKNGIYKKMWDEYQTSVAWKIKADKHVEKGGQK
- a CDS encoding ABC transporter ATP-binding protein produces the protein MIRYFQNRYAMSEKGAKDLIKSIIWTVILEISFMVPVVLSFKFLDEYMSVLLNNSNSKDSILYYVIMSIAFFIVMFVIAYFQYNSAYTKIYEESARTRISLAETLRKLPLAFFGKKDIADLSSTIMEDATQIELLFSHSVPQIYASILTVLVMGVLLFFYNWKLFIAVFWVVPVAALVFYLSRKFQDRVQSKLYDVKRDISDKIQEGLDSAHEIKSYNREEAYVDNLNSKLDNYEKHMIKGELLIGAFINLSYVLLKLGLPSVIFYGAYLLSTGSINIFTYLVFLVVSARIYNPIMDVMNNFALLIYLNVRIKRMKEMNGMPRQDGKTQFYPKNYDIEFNNVDFSYQDGVQTLKNVSFKAKQGEVTALVGPSGGGKSTLAKLSARFWDIDKGVITLGGEDISKVDPETLLNNYSIVFQDVTLFNSSVIDNIRIGKKDATDEEVIKAAKLARCHEFINTLPEGYDTLIGENGEKLSGGERQRISIARAMLKDAPIILLDEATASLDTENESKIQNALSELIKNKTVLIIAHRMRTVSGADKIVVIKDGSIEETGTPSQLKEQQGIFASMVETQYKSS
- a CDS encoding MerR family transcriptional regulator, giving the protein MKYSITDLAEILGCTTSAIHYFEKEHLIKVNKEKNGHRYYNVVDVFRLLSYAKYRSMEIPMKSIITQFGGKENNYRLIQERETKYRNEALKKATYYKNLADAIEDHLVSIRRIEQLLNKYELAQSPAVTVMCDEECGWLSKNRSSQKIIHEWVKLMPVVQLGVIDERMGMSNFGYFVSSKKMEELDLPLELNTKQLRSTSCLHTIVVADEDFSQQPQKVFKKAYEYIMSKGLEIDDISWGKILLVEVEKGAKLHPYIELWISIKI